From Astyanax mexicanus isolate ESR-SI-001 chromosome 16, AstMex3_surface, whole genome shotgun sequence, one genomic window encodes:
- the zgpat gene encoding zinc finger CCCH-type with G patch domain-containing protein gives MDEGNLQQAIETYNAQLQQVEAALACGLGASEQADLLKLKEDLVQLIELTESSLISVKKSQLFASIEDSQTKQEAPAETQELSKKNNNLDDEFAAFYSGLSESAAEVAQSRGPDDDEEEVDDEEEEEEEEDDYMSGTKVRAPYRTSWGTLEYHNAMVVCSEEPDGDEARVRVLYLYPTHKSIKPCPFFLDGKCRFMDSCRYSHGEVVCVSELREFLEADLTQMQAGSSCLAKHEDGIWYPAKITEIEDGFYTVKFDSLLLKEAVLEADSVIPPLRPDESSSSSSDSEDDSEECETGYAKVFSSAKEEDSVQLNSSEFCGWEAHTRGIGSKLLLKMGYELGKGLGKTLSGRVEPVQAVVLPKGRSLDQCAELTQRKTHAAIAKDNPTSGKRKIKRKKKSTSTRPNVFDFLNSKLGDDARSVAGPSVSSSVSGVEAYQGGKSTKRSLNVQLFQATERVSQVEKEIQQLTESLNRRNGRDAKLTSRMEEKLSASRKLLQQLKAQEQSIQRAQKKADTHKKMTEF, from the exons ATGGATGAAGGCAACCTGCAACAAGCCATTGAGACCTACAATGCTCAGCTTCAGCAGGTAGAAGCTGCACTTGCTTGTGGTCTGGGTGCTTCAGAGCAGGCAGACCTGCTGAAGTTAAAGGAGGATCTTGTACAACTTATTGAGCTCACTGAATCCAGCTTGATTTCAGTCAAGAAGAGCCAACTTTTTGCCTCAATTGAGGATTCCCAAACAAAGCAGGAAGCGCCAGCAGAAACCCAAGAACTGTCCAAGAAGAATAACAATTTGGATGATGAGTTTGCAGCCTTTTATTCTGGACTTTCTGAAAGTGCTGCGGAGGTAGCACAAAGCCGCGGgcctgatgatgatgaagaggaagtggatgatgaggaggaggaggaggaagaagaagatgacTACATGAGTGGTACTAAAGTACGAGCACCTTATCGCACCTCTTGGGGAACACTTGAGTACCACAATGCCATGGTAGTGTGCTCAGAGGAACCAGATGGGGATGAGGCTCGAGTGAGAGTCCTTTACCTCTATCCTACACACAAGTCTATAAAGCCCTGCCCTTTCTTTCTGGATGGCAAGTGCCGCTTTATGGATAGCTGCAG GTACTCCCATGGGGAGGTGGTATGTGTGTCCGAGCTGAGGGAATTTCTTGAAGCAGATCTCACACAAATGCAGGCAGGATCTTCGTGTTTGGCCAAGCATGAAGACGGCATCTGGTATCCTGCCAAAATCACAG AGATCGAGGATGGCTTCTACACGGTTAAATTTGATTCCTTGCTGCTAAAGGAAGCTGTCCTTGAGGCTGATAGTGTTATTCCCCCTTTGCGACCGGATgagtcctcctcttcctcctctgacTCGGAAGATGACTCTGAGGAATGTGAAACAGGTTATGCTAAAG tattTAGTTCTGCTAAAGAGGAGGACTCTGTTCAGTTGAACAGCTCTGAGTTCTGTGGTTGGGAAGCTCATACTCGCGGCATTGGTTCCAAGCTCTTGCTGAAGATGGGTTATGAGTTGGGGAAAG GTTTGGGAAAGACACTTTCTGGTCGTGTGGAGCCAGTGCAGGCCGTGGTCCTTCCCAAAGGCCGATCGCTGGACCAGTGTGCTGAGTTAACTCAGCGGAAGACTCATGCTGCTATCGCAAAAGACAATCCAACCTCTGGCAAAcggaaaataaaaaggaaaaagaaatccaCTTCAACACGGCCTAATGTATTTGACTTTTTGAACTCTAAACTGGGCGATGATGCTCGTTCTGTTGCTGGCCCTTCAGTTAGCTCTTCGGTCAGCGGAGTGGAAGCCTACCAAGGAGGAAAAAGCACCAAGCGTTCACTCAATGTTCAGCTGTTTCAAGCTACAGAGAGAGTGAGCCAGGTGGAGAAAGAAATCCAGCAGCTCACCGAGTCTCTGAACAGGCGAAACGGAAG GGATGCCAAATTGACAAGCCGCATGGAGGAGAAGCTCTCAGCATCTCGGAAGCTGCTGCAGCAGCTGAAAGCTCAGGAGCAGTCTATACAGAGAGCTCAGAAAAAAGCAGACACTCATAAGAAAATGACAGAATTTTAA
- the chrna4b gene encoding neuronal acetylcholine receptor subunit alpha-4b, giving the protein MSPARSFQLVLIICLQHGYVCTLTPARAHAEERLLQVLFSRYNKLSRPVANISDVVLVHFGLSIAQLIDVDEKNQMMTTNVWVKQEWSDYKLRWNPEEYENVTSIRIPSELIWRPDIVLYNNADGDFAVTHLTKAQLFHDGRIKWKPPAIYKSSCSIDVTFFPFDQQNCKMKFGSWTYDRAKIDLVSMDDDVDQMDYWESGEWVIINAVGKYNTKKYECCTEIYPDITYSFIIRRLPLFYTINLIIPCLLISCLTVLVFYLPSECAEKITLCISVLLSLTVFLLLITEIIPSTSLVIPLIGEYLLFTMIFVTLSIIITVFVLNVHHRSSRTHRMPHWVRQLFLQLVPRYLFMKRPPASGKRNCRKLIEMMHKPVMPQAMLLGATTLPPSENPCPDPDGVSAAQSGGLQREPASKTPLFCSSPSSQYSILQEEPTQAPRTPELRFPPTHNSSPSSLSLSPDTPLGSLLHTLPLTEICELYRHSAESVFVDSKEGLPETETLRHCRKHEGAAIKTHCIAEGGGSTGQGSRHNLLDTQNSSNNCSKEPRKTEEVEIPISQSLLRALEGVQYIADHLRAEDSDFSVREDWKYVAMVIDRIFLWMFVLVCILGTAGLFLPPWLAGMI; this is encoded by the exons ATGAGTCCAGCCAGGAGCTTCCAGCTAGTCCTGATCATCTGCCTTCAGCACGGTTACG tgTGCACACTAACACCAGCACGCGCTCATGCAGAGGAGAGACTGCTGCAGGTTTTATTCAGCCGCTACAACAAGCTCTCTCGCCCTGTAGCGAACATCTCCGACGTGGTGCTGGTCCACTTTGGCCTCTCCATTGCGCAGCTTATTGATGTA GACGAGAAGAACCAGATGATGACCACCAATGTGTGGGTGAAACAG GAATGGAGCGATTACAAGCTGCGCTGGAACCCTGAGGAGTATGAGAATGTCACCTCCATCAGAATCCCCTCAGAGCTCATCTGGAGACCCGATATTGTTCTTTATAACAA tGCTGATGGGGATTTTGCTGTGACACACCTCACCAAAGCCCAGCTGTTCCACGATGGCAGAATCAAATGGAAGCCTCCGGCTATATACAAAAGCTCCTGCAGTATTGATGTCACGTTCTTCCCTTTCGATCAGCAGAACTGCAAAATGAAGTTTGGCTCGTGGACGTACGACCGAGCCAAGATTGACCTGGTGAGCATGGATGATGACGTGGACCAGATGGACTACTGGGAGAGTGGGGAGTGGGTCATCATCAATGCAGTGGGGAAATACAACACCAAGAAGTACGAGTGCTGCACAGAGATCTACCCCGACATCACCTATTCCTTCATTATCCGCCGGCTTCCTCTGTTCTACACCATCAACCTCATCATCCCATGTCTGCTGATCTCCTGTTTGACCGTCCTCGTGTTCTACCTACCTTCAGAATGTGCTGAGAAGATCACCCTGTGTATCTCTGTCCTCCTGTCTCTCACTGTCTTCCTCTTGCTCATCACAGAGATCATACCTTCCACATCCTTGGTCATCCCGCTCATAGGGGAATACCTCCTCTTCACCATGATCTTCGTCACACTCTCAATCATCATAACAGTGTTTGTGCTAAATGTTCACCACCGTTCCTCGCGAACCCACCGCATGCCACACTGGGTACGACAACTCTTTCTCCAACTGGTGCCTCGCTACCTGTTCATGAAGCGTCCACCTGCTTCCGGTAAGAGGAATTGCCGGAAGCTCATCGAGATGATGCACAAGCCGGTGATGCCACAGGCCATGTTGCTTGGAGCCACTACCCTTCCCCCCTCAGAGAACCCTTGCCCTGATCCAGATGGGGTTTCCGCCGCCCAATCTGGTGGGCTACAGCGGGAACCGGCTTCCAAAACTCCTCTATTCTGCAGCTCCCCAAGCAGCCAGTACTCGATCCTACAAGAGGAACCCACTCAAGCACCTCGAACCCCTGAACTCAGGTTCCCGCCAACGCACAACTCCTCCCCCTCCAGCCTCTCCTTATCTCCAGACACACCCCTCGGCTCCCTGCTTCACACGCTTCCCCTTACAGAAATATGTGAACTCTACCGCCACAGCGCTGAAAGTGTATTTGTAGACTCCAAGGAAGGCTTACCCGAGACAGAGACTCTTCGGCACTGTCGCAAGCATGAGGGGGCAGCCATAAAAACCCACTGCATTGCAGAAGGGGGTGGAAGCACAGGGCAAGGCTCTAGACATAACCTCCTTGACACACAAAACTCAAGCAACAACTGCAGCAAAGAACCCAGAAAAACTGAAGAAGTGGAGATTCCAATATCTCAGTCACTGCTGCGAGCTCTCGAAGGAGTCCAGTACATAGCCGACCACCTCAGAGCCGAAGACTCTGACTTTTCG gTAAGAGAAGACTGGAAGTACGTTGCCATGGTGATTGATAGAATATTCCTGTGGATGTTTGTGCTGGTGTGTATTCTCGGGACAGCCGGACTGTTTCTTCCTCCATGGCTGGCTGGAATGATCTAG
- the ptgfr gene encoding prostaglandin F2-alpha receptor: MSHNGTPKAEPASNVYNESCGNEDMSVTSSVITMTVGILSNTLALFIVLKAYRRFRLKSKASFLFFASGLVLTDFLGHVINGTMALYVYASGKHWKNFDPKQVFCEFFGVCMAFFGLSPLLLGSVMAVERCFGVTRPLFHSMALTANRISKLLVLTWLLALLVALLPLLVQRPYQVQGSRSWCFFHMVGTRDWLDILLPMVFSLLGLLALLVSVVCNSVTGFTVLWSRLRREQNHHRHHRSSIHTEMVCQLLAIMIVSLMCWGPLLFKIIILTLQEQGKDEYRQLLLTVRLATWNQILDPWVYILLRKAVLKRLFLLTQGCRSPRPKHIFGWRCSALMSSMETSTSVNSRPEFIHLKDLSLAGTAMKPIGQIL; the protein is encoded by the exons ATGTCTCACAATGGGACCCCAAAAGCTGAACCAGCAAGCAATGTCTATAATGAGAGCTGTGGAAATGAAGACATGTCAGTCACTTCCTCAGTCATAACGATGACAGTGGGCATCCTCTCCAACACGCTGGCTCTCTTCATCGTTTTAAAAGCCTACCGTCGTTTCCGCCTTAAGTCCAAAGCTTCCTTCCTGTTCTTTGCCAGTGGTCTGGTGTTGACTGACTTTCTGGGTCATGTTATTAATGGCACCATGGCTTTGTACGTGTATGCCTCGGGCAAACACTGGAAGAACTTTGACCCCAAGCAGGTGTTTTGTGAGTTCTTCGGGGTTTGCATGGCTTTCTTCGGTCTGAGTCCCCTGCTGCTCGGAAGCGTCATGGCCGTGGAGCGCTGCTTTGGAGTGACTCGGCCTCTCTTTCACTCCATGGCTTTGACCGCCAACCGTATAAGCAAGCTGCTGGTGCTCACCTGGCTCCTGGCCCTGCTGGTGGCCCTGCTGCCATTGCTAGTGCAGCGGCCCTATCAGGTTCAGGGGTCCAGAAGCTGGTGCTTCTTCCACATGGTGGGGACACGCGATTGGTTGGACATTCTTCTCCCCATGGTCTTCTCTCTGTTGGGACTTCTGGCTCTTCTTGTCTCAGTTGTGTGCAACTCTGTGACTGGATTCACCGTGCTGTGGTCCAGACTGCGCAGAGAACAAAACCACCACCGCCATCACAGAAGCTCCATCCACACTGAGATGGTCTGCCAGCTTCTTGCAATCATGATTGTATCGTTGATGTGCTGGGGACCTTTGCTG TTTAAAATCATTATTCTAACACTCCAAGAGCAAGGAAAAGACGAATACAGGCAGCTGCTTCTGACTGTTCGTCTGGCTACATGGAACCAGATTCTTGACCCATGGGTGTACATTCTCCTGCGCAAGGCTGTCCTGAAGAGGCTCTTCCTGCTGACACAAGGGTGTCGTAGCCCACGTCCAAAGCACATATTTGGGTGGAGGTGTAGTGCTCTGATGAGTTCTATGGAGACCAGCACCTCCGTGAACAGCAGACCAGAATTCATCCACTTGAAAGATCTATCACTGGCAGGCACCGCCATGAAACCCATTGGGCAAATCCTCTAA